From a single Brassica rapa cultivar Chiifu-401-42 chromosome A01, CAAS_Brap_v3.01, whole genome shotgun sequence genomic region:
- the LOC103872689 gene encoding DUF724 domain-containing protein 8 isoform X1: MVEVNDTDDDDEVDVWVPSVIVKVMGDKKSFIVKPFKHISWDDGETPKPNRTVGLSSIRLTPVHVSVERSYGLMESVEVFLEPGWRSGTVTSLLCENRYTVCLNATNESLVFKHDALRPSGESITTLVLQNTSEVNAAITPQMSLSSGENGEKELSETATESVSSLAPSPARSAGTEEISVQPVSDQSGLGNHTTQENESSGEVNNNQKRKREHNLSSSTPGVEATTMVLPFAKKSHLWKELETMEVF; this comes from the exons ATGGTGGAAGTGAATGACacggatgatgatgatgaggttGATGTGTGGGTACCATCGGTGATTGTTAAGGTGATGGGGGATAAGAAGAGTTTCATTGTCAAGCCTTTCAAGCACATTAGCTGGGATGATGGTGAAACACCAAAACCAAACAGGACCGTTGGTTTAAGCAGCATTAGGCTCACACCAGTCCATGTTTCTGTTGAAAGAAGCTATGGATTGATGGAGTCTGTTGAAGTGTTTCTTGAACCGGGATGGCGTTCAGGGACGGTGACGAGTCTCCTCTGTGAGAATAGGTACACTGTGTGTTTGAATGCTACTAACGAGTCTTTGGTGTTCAAACACGATGCTCTAAGGCCTTCAGGGGAGTCAATAACCACACTGGTCTTG CAAAACACTAGTGAAGTAAATGCTGCCATCACTCCTCAAATGTCTCTGAGCTCTGGGGAAAATGGAGAGAAAGAGCTCAGTGAAACTG CAACTGAATCAGTTTCATCTCTAGCCCCTTCCCCGGCCAGATCTGCGGGAACTGAGGAAATCTCTGTTCAGCCGGTGAGTGATCAGAGTGGCTTGGGAAACCATACAACACAAGAGAAT GAGAGCAGCGGAGAAGTTAACAACAAtcaaaagaggaaaagagaacATAACCTTAGTTCTTCTACTCCTGGTGTTGAGGCCACAACCATGGTTTTGCCTTTTGCGAAAAAGTCACATCTCTGGAAGGAACTTGAAACAATGGAAGTCTTCTAG
- the LOC103872689 gene encoding DUF724 domain-containing protein 8 isoform X2 — protein sequence MVEVNDTDDDDEVDVWVPSVIVKVMGDKKSFIVKPFKHISWDDGETPKPNRTVGLSSIRLTPVHVSVERSYGLMESVEVFLEPGWRSGTVTSLLCENRYTVCLNATNESLVFKHDALRPSGESITTLVLQNTSEVNAAITPQMSLSSGENGEKELSETATESVSSLAPSPARSAGTEEISVQPESSGEVNNNQKRKREHNLSSSTPGVEATTMVLPFAKKSHLWKELETMEVF from the exons ATGGTGGAAGTGAATGACacggatgatgatgatgaggttGATGTGTGGGTACCATCGGTGATTGTTAAGGTGATGGGGGATAAGAAGAGTTTCATTGTCAAGCCTTTCAAGCACATTAGCTGGGATGATGGTGAAACACCAAAACCAAACAGGACCGTTGGTTTAAGCAGCATTAGGCTCACACCAGTCCATGTTTCTGTTGAAAGAAGCTATGGATTGATGGAGTCTGTTGAAGTGTTTCTTGAACCGGGATGGCGTTCAGGGACGGTGACGAGTCTCCTCTGTGAGAATAGGTACACTGTGTGTTTGAATGCTACTAACGAGTCTTTGGTGTTCAAACACGATGCTCTAAGGCCTTCAGGGGAGTCAATAACCACACTGGTCTTG CAAAACACTAGTGAAGTAAATGCTGCCATCACTCCTCAAATGTCTCTGAGCTCTGGGGAAAATGGAGAGAAAGAGCTCAGTGAAACTG CAACTGAATCAGTTTCATCTCTAGCCCCTTCCCCGGCCAGATCTGCGGGAACTGAGGAAATCTCTGTTCAGCCG GAGAGCAGCGGAGAAGTTAACAACAAtcaaaagaggaaaagagaacATAACCTTAGTTCTTCTACTCCTGGTGTTGAGGCCACAACCATGGTTTTGCCTTTTGCGAAAAAGTCACATCTCTGGAAGGAACTTGAAACAATGGAAGTCTTCTAG